A single Oncorhynchus kisutch isolate 150728-3 linkage group LG19, Okis_V2, whole genome shotgun sequence DNA region contains:
- the LOC109910269 gene encoding transmembrane gamma-carboxyglutamic acid protein 3: MAEAFLDEKDAHTLLKRFPRANSFLEEFRQGNIERECVEESCSFEEANEVFENKERTMEFWKTRSVYTVSSHEQTRDGRSEGHLYMVVPLLGVALLLLIALFLIWRCQLQKATRRRPAYTQNRYMNNRNTRSLPRILVHRDTPSHSETPLSRPTVVVSGVERVVGGSGGGSLVCAANVPQEPHSHPQNTRSALYVQDPSVSVASRLSGATPPPSYEEVTGHLESSSDEVSAPYSDPPPKYEEIVKEK, from the exons ATGGCGGAAG CGTTCCTAGATGAGAAGGATGCTCACACTCTCCTCAAGCGCTTCCCCCGAGCCAACAGTTTCCTGGAGGAGTTCAGACAGGGTAACATCGAacgggagtgtgtggaggagagcTGCAGCTTCGAGGAGGCCAATGAAGTGTTCGAGAACAAAGAGAGAACA ATGGAGTTCTGGAAGACTCGCAGTGTGTACACGGTGAGCAGCCACGAGCAGACCAGGGACGGCCGTTCAGAGGGCCACCTCTACATGGTGGTTCCCCTGCTGGGCgtggctctcctcctcctcatcgccCTCTTCCTCATCTGGAGGTGCCAGCTGCAGAAGGCCACACGGCGGCGGCCCGCCTACACCCAGAACCGCTACATGAACAACCGCAACACCCGCAGCCTGCCGCGCATCCTGGTCCACCGGGACACGCCATCCCACTCCGAGACCCCCTTATCCAGGCCCACGGTGGTGGTGAGTGGGGTGGAGAGAGTAgtaggaggaagtggaggagggtcGCTGGTTTGCGCTGCAAACGTTCCCCAAGAACCTCACTCCCACCCTCAGAACACTCGCTCAGCCCTGTACGTCCAGGATCCGTCTGTGTCAGTAGCGTCGCGTCTCTCCGGTGCCACACCTCCTCCTTCCTATGAGGAGGTGACAGGACACCTGGAGAGCAGCAGCGATGAGGTGTCGGCGCCGTACAGCGACCCTCCGCCCAAATATGAGGAGATTGTCAAGGAGAAgtaa